One Pochonia chlamydosporia 170 chromosome 5, whole genome shotgun sequence DNA segment encodes these proteins:
- a CDS encoding proline racemase (similar to Metarhizium acridum CQMa 102 XP_007813481.1) → MRSNPTISVVGCHAEGEVGDVIVGGVPDIPGKSMYEKLRNFQNHNDNLRHLLLNEPRGRASLNLNLLVPPCDPKADMGLIIMCNDSYAFMSGSNVICATTVLLETGMAPMTEPRTKLTLDTAAGLVNVTAQCEAGKCKSVAFDNIPAFVAALDMQVDVPGIGNVSVDVAWGGMWYGFVEAKSLGVAVSNKHCRKLIELGDRVTKAVRQHFTPVHPHNAEMAGVCTISITEPVTRESGCLKGKHAVIIPPSRLDRSPCGTGTSARMAILHARGQLGVGEKFKHGSIIGSEFTGIIQRTTKVGEFDAIIPNISGRGWITGYKQIVLDPTDPYPEGFRVGDQWPTGTESL, encoded by the coding sequence ATGCGTTCAAATCCAACCATTTCGGTCGTCGGTTGCCATGCCGAAGGTGAGGTGGGAGACGTGATAGTTGGAGGTGTGCCAGACATTCCCGGCAAGTCCATGTACGAAAAGCTACGAAACTTCCAAAACCACAACGATAACCTCCGGCATCTCCTATTGAATGAGCCTAGGGGTCGAGCCTCACTAAATCTCAATTTACTTGTGCCGCCTTGTGATCCCAAAGCCGACATGGgactcatcatcatgtgCAACGACTCATATGCCTTCATGTCCGGCTCAAACGTTATATGCGCAACAACCGTTCTTCTTGAAACCGGCATGGCTCCCATGACAGAGCCCCGGACGAAGCTCACACTAGATACGGCAGCTGGGCTAGTTAATGTCACGGCACAGTGTGAAGCAGGGAAGTGCAAATCAGTGGCTTTCGACAACATCCCCGCCTTTGTTGCTGCGCTGGACATGCAAGTTGACGTGCCTGGAATCGGTAACGTTTCTGTCGACGTTGCCTGGGGCGGTATGTGGTATGGATTTGTTGAAGCAAAGTCTTTGGGCGTTGCTGTGTCGAACAAACATTGCCGGAAACTGATTGAACTCGGTGATCGGGTTACCAAGGCGGTGCGGCAGCATTTCACCCCAGTCCACCCGCACAATGCAGAGATGGCGGGCGTTTGCACTATTTCAATAACGGAGCCTGTGACGAGagagtctggttgcttgaaGGGGAAGCATGCGGTTATCATCCCACCTAGTCGGCTGGATAGAAGTCCTTGTGGTACTGGAACATCTGCGAGGATGGCAATTCTACATGCGCGTGGCCAATTGGGGGTGGGTGAAAAGTTCAAACATGGTAGTATAATTGGCAGTGAGTTTACTGGAATCATTCAACGTACGACAAAGGTGGGAGAGTTTGATGCTATCATTCCCAATATATCTGGGAGAGGTTGGATCACGGGGTACAAGCAGATTGTTCTTGATCCTACTGATCCCTATCCGGAGGGGTTTCGGGTCGGGGATCAGTGGCCTACAGGAACGGAGAGCTTGTAG
- a CDS encoding HLH transcription factor (GlcD gamma) (similar to Cordyceps militaris CM01 XP_006666336.1) yields MAQHGFSHFATAPNGGNIDPNDLAMGGGYSPSFSNANNFNSASGNAPNGYSSGNAVFGDDELLDGLASPSDGQPGMHGQGQGQGQDFAGMNMGFSHQNAFQSHRGSGLQIDPAQMNGYSQTPDGDPIQSPYAAGFTAQFRQMQNNHSLGGSLHSPLSYSGSPLAAGEMGADGNDPNFLKARARMSQQMQRKASNNRSPMTPKTNSIHGIPIGTQDSPGFGPQAMRPSGSHEKSPSGQWVNTPSGSIPASYNSGFSSPMQQGMVPINEVMLKGGTSMPTKLGVNPNAVSSQEMKRKRRRESHNLVERRRRDNINERIQDLSKLVPSHRLEDEKIRKLIQNGTPLSPTLTGMSNASQATSGLAGPGARRAAGSNAGNITTGLPIEEKDKGPNKGDILNGAVSWTRDLMWMLHLKLQQQEELMNNIAELGGHFPFELTDDERRMQSELMDALTRSDAASFSYSRTAGSGLRVPSHTDYRGDPVNSLAANLDAIGLTPEENGNPVMASDINDTAQFWNDPDDDGSGHASLDFKEDDEYDMDLN; encoded by the coding sequence ATGGCCCAACACGGATTCAGCCATTTCGCTACCGCCCCCAACGGAGGCAACATCGACCCCAACGATCTCGCCATGGGTGGCGGCTATTctccctccttctccaatgccaacaacttcaactccGCCTCCGGCAATGCCCCGAACGGCTACTCCAGCGGCaacgccgtctttggcgacGATGAATTACTAGATGGACTCGCCAGCCCTTCCGATGGCCAGCCAGgcatgcatggccaaggacaaggccaggGCCAAGATTTCGCCGGGATGAACATGGGCTTCAGCCACCAAAACGCTTTCCAGTCGCACAGAGGGTCTGGTCTACAGATTGACCCAGCTCAGATGAACGGCTACTCGCAAACCCCCGATGGCGACCCGATCCAGAGCCCATATGCCGCTGGCTTCACGGCTCAATTCCGTCAGATGCAAAACAACCACTCTCTTGGTGGCTCATTACACTCTCCCCTGTCGTACTCAGGCTCCCCCTTGGCCGCTGGGGAAATGGGCGCCGACGGCAACGaccccaacttcctcaaGGCCAGAGCCAGGATGTCTCAGCAGATGCAGCGAAAAGCCTCCAATAATCGCAGCCCAATGACGCCCAAGACCAACAGCATTCACGGCATTCCCATCGGCACTCAGGATTCGCCCGGATTTGGACCGCAAGCCATGCGACCTTCGGGCAGCCACGAAAAGTCTCCATCGGGACAATGGGTCAACACTCCCTCTGGAAGCATCCCCGCCTCTTACAACTctggcttctcctcgcccATGCAGCAAGGCATGGTCCCCATCAATGAGGTCATGCTCAAGGGAGGAACCTCCATGCCAACCAAGTTGGGGGTGAACCCCAATGCAGTCTCCTCCCAAGAGATGAAGCGCAAGCGCCGCCGTGAATCTCATAACCTTGTCGAGCGTCGGCGCCGAGACAACATCAACGAAAGAATCCAGGACCTCAGCAAGCTCGTTCCCTCACACCgccttgaggatgagaagatTCGCAAGTTGATTCAGAACGGCACGCCCTTGTCCCCTACCTTGACAGGCATGTCAAATGCATCCCAGGCTACTTCCGGTTTAGCTGGTCCTGGTGCACGACGTGCTGCTGGTAGCAATGCCGGCAATATCACCACTGGACTGCCcattgaggagaaggataaGGGTCCCAACAAGGGCGACATTCTGAACGGTGCCGTCAGCTGGACCCGCGATCTTATGTGGATGCTGCACCTCAagcttcaacagcaagaGGAACTCAtgaacaacattgccgaGCTGGGCGGCCACTTCCCCTTCGAGCTGACTGATGACGAGAGACGCATGCAGTCGGAACTGATGGATGCCCTCACAAGGAGTGACGCGGCGAGCTTTTCGTACTCGCGAACTGCTGGATCTGGTCTCCGGGTACCTAGCCATACCGATTACCGTGGTGACCCTGTAAACAGCCTGGCTGCCAACCTCGACGCCATCGGCCTCACCCCAGAGGAGAATGGCAACCCAGTCATGGCTTCAGACATCAACGACACCGCCCAATTCTGGAACGATCccgatgatgacggcagcGGCCACGCCTCCTTGGACTTTAAGGAGGACGACGAATATGACATGGACCTCAACTAG